Sequence from the Nitrospirota bacterium genome:
ACCCCTTTTTCAGTTTCTCTTCTGTTTTCTCTAATATGGATACCTTCCCGGATGGCGGCTTATTTCCAACCAGTAGCCCTGAAACCCAGCCTGTCTTTTCATTATACTTAACTTTAAACCAAAACCCCTTCTTTTCAAGGCTTCTCAGAACCTCACCCTTCTTCGCCTCAGCAATTATCTGAGAACCAAGTGAAGGCATAGAGAATATGGCGGCCTTAATGCTTAATACATAAAGATTTTGTGCATGGACGCCTGCCGGCACGATCAGTAAAATAGAAATTAGAAGTACAACAGTCAGTAACTTATTTTTAATCCTGACCATAATGACACCTCCTTATCTGTAGGTCTTTTCCTGAGGGCTTTCCACAATGTTGTTATCTTATCTCCCATAGAAACACCCCCACCCTAGCCCTCCCCCGTCAAGGGGGAGGGAATATTCTTTACCCACTCAAAATGAGAAAGAACCAATTGTTTTCTGTAATCAAAGGCCCTCACTGCAACAGAAAGGTTCAATATCCTTTTTTGCATATCCCTATATCTCAATAACCATCCCGTCAGACAGCATTTCTATCTCCGGCATCCTAAGTTTTTTAATCTCATCTTTTATGGTCTTGTAGTATTGTTTTTTGGGGTGGGTTATAAATATCTTTTTGGGCAGGTTATTTAGTTGCTTTAACTCTCTGAATAGCAGTCCAGGTGTAAGGTGGCCGCATTTGATAGCGAACTCTTCCATACTGTTTGGAAACGATACCTCAATGATAATCGCATCTATGCATGCTCGAACCATGTCCCGCATT
This genomic interval carries:
- a CDS encoding SH3 domain-containing protein — its product is MVRIKNKLLTVVLLISILLIVPAGVHAQNLYVLSIKAAIFSMPSLGSQIIAEAKKGEVLRSLEKKGFWFKVKYNEKTGWVSGLLVGNKPPSGKVSILEKTEEKLKKGSRRRASAFATAAAARGLAEERARISDKFKVDYTGLEWIEKINISDEEADLFIKKGTAERGVE